From Amycolatopsis sp. YIM 10, the proteins below share one genomic window:
- a CDS encoding DUF4193 domain-containing protein, with protein MATDYDAPRRSEADELAEDSLEELKARRNENQSGVVDVDEDATAENFELPGADLSGLSGEDLTVKVVPKQADEFTCSVCFLVHHRSRLAEESGGRMICRDCA; from the coding sequence ATGGCGACCGACTACGACGCTCCGCGCCGCAGCGAGGCCGACGAGCTGGCCGAAGACTCGTTGGAGGAGCTGAAGGCGCGCCGGAACGAGAACCAGTCCGGTGTCGTCGACGTGGACGAGGACGCGACGGCCGAGAACTTCGAGCTGCCCGGGGCTGACCTCTCCGGGCTCTCGGGGGAGGACCTGACCGTCAAGGTGGTGCCCAAGCAGGCCGACGAGTTCACTTGCTCGGTCTGCTTCCTGGTGCACCACCGCAGCAGGCTCGCGGAGGAGAGCGGCGGGCGGATGATCTGCCGCGACTGCGCGTGA
- the cei gene encoding envelope integrity protein Cei: MASGNGKSRLYRKRRPWPALIVIGVLGVVAMGVWLNALLTKDDINDAIRCEPAPVAPEGVTYTPVAHDALDDTAPIPPGKIALKVLNAGGTRGQGAITTATLRELGFTEAADPANDPAYESTEASCRGQIRYGENGRAAARTLSLVDPCVELVEDNRQDASVDLSIGTKFTEPRPNQAGLDILKELSTWASQNQESDSGGNEQSTGQTAPTIEKDRLAAARTGYC, from the coding sequence GTGGCGTCGGGGAACGGGAAGTCACGGCTGTATCGCAAACGGCGGCCGTGGCCCGCGCTGATCGTCATCGGCGTGCTCGGGGTGGTCGCGATGGGCGTGTGGCTCAACGCCCTGCTCACCAAGGACGACATCAACGACGCGATCCGGTGCGAGCCGGCGCCGGTGGCCCCGGAGGGCGTGACCTACACCCCGGTGGCGCACGACGCGCTCGACGACACCGCGCCGATCCCGCCGGGCAAGATCGCGCTGAAGGTGCTCAACGCGGGCGGCACGCGCGGCCAGGGCGCGATCACCACGGCCACGCTGCGCGAACTCGGCTTCACCGAGGCGGCGGACCCGGCGAACGACCCGGCCTACGAGAGCACCGAAGCCTCCTGCCGCGGCCAGATCCGCTACGGCGAGAACGGCCGGGCGGCGGCGCGCACGCTGAGCCTGGTCGACCCGTGCGTCGAGCTGGTCGAGGACAACCGCCAGGACGCCAGCGTCGACCTGAGCATCGGCACCAAGTTCACCGAGCCGCGGCCGAACCAGGCCGGGCTGGACATCCTCAAGGAACTGAGCACCTGGGCCAGCCAGAACCAGGAGTCGGACTCCGGCGGCAACGAGCAGTCCACCGGGCAGACCGCGCCGACCATCGAGAAGGACCGGCTGGCCGCGGCCCGCACCGGCTACTGCTGA
- a CDS encoding inositol monophosphatase family protein, which translates to MESISTQLTATAERVAAEAAELVLTAREKVLAGGSVLVDTKSSETDVVTAVDRESERFVRARLAELRPGEPVLGEEDGGEVADGGVTWVVDPIDGTVNFLYGFPWFAVSLAAQVDGVSVAGAVVEPVSGRRWTATRGGGARLDGRLLRVGAPERLELALVGTGFAYDRERRLRQAGLAQSLLGRVRDLRRAGAASLDLCAVAAGWTDAYFEHGLHRWDWAAGALVAAEAGAVVGLPGEEPELGEDLTFAAAPPIADALRKALADGGSAGI; encoded by the coding sequence GGTGCTGACCGCCCGGGAGAAGGTGCTCGCCGGTGGATCCGTGCTGGTGGACACGAAGTCCAGTGAAACCGATGTGGTGACCGCGGTCGACCGCGAGTCGGAGCGTTTCGTCCGCGCCAGGCTGGCCGAGTTGCGGCCGGGGGAGCCGGTGCTCGGCGAGGAGGACGGCGGCGAGGTCGCCGACGGCGGGGTGACCTGGGTGGTCGACCCGATCGACGGCACGGTGAACTTCCTCTACGGCTTCCCCTGGTTCGCCGTCTCGCTGGCCGCACAGGTGGACGGGGTGTCGGTGGCCGGTGCGGTGGTCGAACCGGTCAGCGGGCGCCGCTGGACGGCCACCAGGGGCGGCGGAGCGCGCCTGGACGGGCGGCTGTTGCGGGTGGGTGCGCCGGAGCGGCTGGAGCTGGCGCTGGTGGGCACCGGGTTCGCCTACGACAGGGAGCGCCGGCTGCGGCAGGCCGGGCTGGCGCAGTCGCTGCTGGGGCGCGTGCGGGACCTCCGGCGGGCGGGCGCGGCGTCGCTGGACCTGTGCGCGGTGGCGGCGGGCTGGACCGACGCGTACTTCGAGCACGGGCTGCACCGCTGGGACTGGGCCGCGGGCGCGCTGGTGGCCGCCGAAGCCGGTGCCGTGGTCGGCCTGCCGGGGGAGGAGCCGGAACTGGGGGAGGATCTCACCTTCGCCGCGGCACCGCCGATCGCGGACGCGCTGCGCAAGGCGCTGGCCGACGGCGGCAGCGCCGGGATCTGA
- a CDS encoding DUF3093 domain-containing protein: MTESANVAEERASKITGEVLHSERLYVPWWLWPLPLLGGGLLAAEIHMGYPGVRAWLPYLVVLPLVVAILLSMGRTKVRVLAKDGETELWVGDAHLPVRYVGDVEVIAKNDKRRALGRDADPAAFVVHRGWVGPALRIRLDDPADPTPYWLFSTRKPEALAKLLTEHRSA, translated from the coding sequence GTGACCGAGAGCGCGAACGTGGCCGAAGAACGGGCGAGCAAGATCACCGGCGAGGTGCTGCACTCCGAACGCCTCTACGTCCCGTGGTGGCTGTGGCCGCTCCCGCTCCTCGGCGGTGGCCTGCTCGCCGCCGAGATCCACATGGGTTATCCGGGCGTGCGGGCCTGGCTGCCGTACCTGGTGGTGCTGCCGCTGGTGGTCGCCATCCTGCTGAGCATGGGCCGGACGAAGGTCCGGGTGCTCGCCAAGGACGGCGAGACCGAGCTGTGGGTGGGTGACGCTCATCTCCCCGTCCGGTACGTCGGTGACGTCGAAGTCATCGCCAAGAACGACAAGCGCCGCGCGCTGGGCCGCGACGCCGATCCCGCGGCCTTCGTGGTGCACCGCGGCTGGGTCGGCCCGGCGCTGCGGATCCGGCTGGACGACCCGGCCGATCCGACGCCGTACTGGCTGTTCAGCACGCGCAAGCCGGAAGCGCTGGCGAAGCTCCTGACCGAGCACCGGTCCGCCTGA